The genomic region ACCCTCAGGTTGGACGAACGACTTGGGGGTCAACCACATAACACCCGCTACACCGCAACGATAATGATCGCATATCACGATTCCCATTTTCGCATGACGGCATTTCGGCCCTGTTTCCGttttccactcacacacacacacacacgcggtgtGTTGGGCTTTTTCAATTTCCAATCCCGAACACTCACGCGCACCCTTGGACGACACGGCTCGTGCGCGATTGACCGGCGACGTTTCATCGACCTGCAGGTCGCCTATCGCTTCCCTGCCCTGGCTGGAAAAGGGTGAGGGGATACCGATAGAAACATGCATTCATCCCGCACGGGACCGCACGGCAAATAGGAAAAGGAAGAActgtagcaaaacaaacatccaTGCCGACCGTGGTGCTCCGTGACGAATTCCGCGCGGACATAGTACCCCGACCCGAAGAAGAATGATCCAGCTTTTCGTTTTGCCTTTGCGGAATTAACCTGATAAGGGGGAACATCtcgggtggggggggggggggcgaaagAAAGTTTGTTGAACAAGGCGAGTGGCTCTTGAGGCCGCTCGGCCACACTGTAAAAACCGCTACGAGTCGAGTGGTCGGCAAACACGACCCCGGCAACACGCGATCAAACGCCCGTTTGAAAACTGTCCATTTCGGAAGATGCGATGGCAGCGGGAAAATCGAGGTAACGGGGCTGAGACACGCTGAGAGtagccatcagcagcagcatcacccaCGTGCCATTTCGGGGTCGTCGTGCGCCACACTTCAGACCGTTTGCGCGCCCTGTCGTGGCGAACAAATAATGGGTTTTCATAAAAGGAAATCTGGAGCAGGCTCTGGCATCTCCGCATTGAATCCCTGGAATCCAATGACAGGGCGCGCACGGTGGTGCAGTCGCTAGCTGCCCGTGGCTACTTTTGTCCGGTGCACTGGTCGTTTTTCCTAACCTCCATCCTTCTTTGTCTTTGGGCCTGCGGACCATTTCCGCAGTCGGTTGCCGAGCGTTGGGTGCAACGagctgcatcatcatcgtcatcatcatcatcgccccTAATGGTAGGAGAGGCCCGGCGCAGATGACGAAGACGCAAGGGCGGTCTTTTTGATTAACATTCCAACCGGACGCCAGTGACAGTCGGGCCATCGGATTCGCTCGGACACCACCACACACTAGACAATATCAAAAGATGATAGCAAGTTCAATATTTACTCGGCGACAGTTGGAGTCTCCGGGAGCCTCGTTCGAACTGGGTCGCATCTGCTCACGGTCGGAGTCGTGGTCACTTTGTGTCCACCGAGGGCACACTTCATTTGTTCCAACCCCCTTTGGTGGCCGGGACGTTTGGTGTCAGGAGGACCCTTGTGTCTAATTCCGATTGTCTCGGCTTCAATAGAACTCATTGTTATTGGTTGGCGTACGTAGCTTTTCTCCGGACTCTGGACACTTTGAAGATAGGCCATCGGGATGGCTTCTTTATACGTAAACACTCCACGATTTCGCGTGAAGCTGCCACTCCACGTGTGGTGTCCGGGAACGCAACGGAAATGAATGACTCAATTAAGATCCCGCACGGAACCGGCCGCAAGATCGTTTCTCTGCGTTCGTTGTCATTAATTTCTCTACAATTTCTTTTccgtctttttttctttgttctcTATTGTTGTTCTCTTGGCAGGTTTGTTAGCTGGCTGAAGACGACGGCGACGTTGACGCCCCCCCCCATATCTACTCTCGTCCCCGCGTGTCACAAAAGAGACAACAACGGCCGCAACCGTGATCTGCGCGAATGCAGTGAGGCGCAAGATGCGCGAGAAGGATCACTCACCGCGCAAGATGTTGCCCAGTCCAAAGCAAGGCGCGGTCTATCCGCTGCTCGGTCTCGGATCCACCCTGCCGGCACCGTTCGATCTCTCGCTCGTCAACCGGTCGTCCTCGTCGAATCtgctgcaccagcagcagcagcaacaccagagCCTCGCCGAGCAACCGCTCGATCTGCGGGTGGAGCGCAAGAAGTCTTCggctggcggcggcggcggcggcacgTCCACCTCCACCTCGTCCGACGACGAGACGGATCCGCCGCGGGCCAGCTCGACCGACAGCAAGCCCGGCAGCAATGTGATATTCTTTAacgataacaacaacaactcgaACAATCTGAACAACAACCACAGCAAACCGTCCGATAGTGATAAGAGCCCGAGCCCTaccaaccacaacaacaacaacaacaacagctcgaagtacaccaacaacaaccacatcaaCATTAAGGACGAGTTCCGAATATCGAGCCTCGCGAACCACACCAACCCGAACGCCCTGTTTTCCGGACCGCCGGGCCTTAATCCGCTCATGCTGGAAGCGATCGCCAAGGCGGGACTTCCTCTCCCGTACCGTGGGTCGTTTCTGCCACCTCGATCCTCCTCCTCGTACAATCTGCAGCGGTTAAAGGAACGGGAAGCACTCGCCGTCAGTCTATCGCAGCTACGTCAGAGTGCGTCCAACAGTGGCGGTGGTGGGAATgtcctcaacaacaacaacgccaacatcatcaaccacaACCTGCCGACCGGAGGTGCTGGCGGCGGTACGGCAGGCTCTCACGGCAAGAACAAGGATCGGTACGCGTGCAAGTTCTGTGGCAAAGTGTTCCCGCGATCGGCTAACCTGACGCGCCATCTGCGTACCCACACGGGCGAACAGCCGTACAAATGTCGGTACTGTGAGCGATCGTTCAGCATCTCCAGCAACCTGCAGAGACACGTGCGCAACATCCACAACAAGGAGCGGCCGTTCAAGTGTGCGCTGTGTGAGCGATGCTTCGGTCAGCAGACGAACCTGGACCGGCATCTGAAGAAGCACGAAGCGGACGCAGCTGGCCTAGGCCTTGGACTGGACGAACGGCTGCGAGCGGCCCGGCGGAACAGTCGTGGCATCCCGGAAG from Anopheles stephensi strain Indian unplaced genomic scaffold, UCI_ANSTEP_V1.0 ucontig54, whole genome shotgun sequence harbors:
- the LOC118517150 gene encoding histone-lysine N-methyltransferase MECOM-like yields the protein MREKDHSPRKMLPSPKQGAVYPLLGLGSTLPAPFDLSLVNRSSSSNLLHQQQQQHQSLAEQPLDLRVERKKSSAGGGGGGTSTSTSSDDETDPPRASSTDSKPGSNVIFFNDNNNNSNNLNNNHSKPSDSDKSPSPTNHNNNNNNSSKYTNNNHINIKDEFRISSLANHTNPNALFSGPPGLNPLMLEAIAKAGLPLPYRGSFLPPRSSSSYNLQRLKEREALAVSLSQLRQSASNSGGGGNVLNNNNANIINHNLPTGGAGGGTAGSHGKNKDRYACKFCGKVFPRSANLTRHLRTHTGEQPYKCRYCERSFSISSNLQRHVRNIHNKERPFKCALCERCFGQQTNLDRHLKKHEADAAGLGLGLDERLRAARRNSRGIPEDSYFEEIRSFMGKVTQLPIPLRLQHQQQQQQQSPSSQSNTARDSPFGRRQAQQQQQQDGQTDTHSSRSSTPSDEEPVSPAASLGSVPDQDIKMETNNNEDGDEPLQVT